In one window of Rathayibacter caricis DSM 15933 DNA:
- a CDS encoding sugar ABC transporter ATP-binding protein: protein MEQQTSPRSTEPGLVVTGATKIYPGTTALDGVDLEIRPGEVVALLGENGAGKSTLSSIIAGVTAPTSGSMTWRGEPYSPSSPADAIAVGIGLIHQETRLLGDLTVAENVVIGRWPGRAGFVNAKAMREQAEVHLRRLGFQGRMDQLVRELSVAGAQQVEIAKALMLNARLLILDEPTAALGQAETDALFETVRSLRAEGVSFVYVSHRLAEIAQIADRIVVLRDGRKIAEHEDGRIHPDQLVEQMVGRSVERLFPEIAAPRPRVVLGIDGLTGSNGRFEDVSFEVREGEVFGIAGIVGAGRTELVRAIGGADGVSAGTITIQGRNLRPHRPSDAIREGIVLIPEDRKQQGLVLEQSITENITLPNLDKVKDGGGWVSPKRMLAMASAISQKMGVKGQLGQAASSMSGGNQQKVVIGKWLERSPKVVILDEPTRGIDVGARASIYEIIRDLAEGGTAVIVVSSDLDEVLGLAHRVMVLARGRNQGILDGDSASAAAVMSLATV from the coding sequence ATGGAGCAGCAGACCTCGCCGCGCTCGACCGAGCCGGGGCTCGTCGTCACCGGAGCGACCAAGATCTACCCCGGGACGACCGCCCTGGACGGGGTCGACCTCGAGATCCGGCCGGGAGAGGTCGTCGCGCTCCTGGGCGAGAACGGCGCGGGCAAGTCCACGCTCTCCTCGATCATCGCGGGCGTCACGGCGCCGACGAGCGGATCGATGACCTGGCGCGGCGAGCCGTACTCGCCGTCGAGCCCCGCCGACGCGATCGCCGTCGGCATCGGGCTGATCCACCAGGAGACCCGGCTGCTCGGAGATCTGACCGTCGCCGAGAACGTGGTCATCGGCCGCTGGCCCGGCAGGGCCGGCTTCGTGAACGCGAAGGCCATGCGCGAGCAGGCCGAGGTGCACCTGCGCCGCCTGGGCTTCCAGGGCCGGATGGACCAGCTCGTGCGCGAGCTCAGCGTCGCCGGCGCGCAGCAGGTCGAGATCGCCAAGGCGCTGATGCTGAACGCGCGCCTGCTCATCCTCGACGAGCCGACCGCCGCGCTCGGCCAGGCCGAGACGGACGCGCTGTTCGAGACCGTCCGCTCGCTCCGCGCCGAGGGCGTCTCGTTCGTCTACGTCAGCCACCGCCTCGCCGAGATCGCGCAGATCGCCGACCGCATCGTCGTGCTGCGCGACGGCCGCAAGATCGCCGAGCACGAGGACGGCCGCATCCACCCCGACCAGCTCGTCGAGCAGATGGTCGGCCGCTCGGTCGAGCGCCTGTTCCCCGAGATCGCGGCGCCCCGTCCCCGGGTGGTCCTCGGCATCGACGGGCTCACCGGCAGCAACGGCCGCTTCGAGGACGTCAGCTTCGAGGTCCGCGAGGGCGAGGTGTTCGGCATCGCCGGCATCGTCGGCGCCGGTCGCACCGAGCTGGTCCGCGCGATCGGAGGCGCCGACGGCGTCTCGGCGGGCACCATCACGATCCAGGGCAGGAACCTGCGCCCGCACCGCCCAAGCGACGCGATCCGCGAGGGCATCGTCCTCATCCCGGAGGACCGCAAGCAGCAGGGCCTCGTGCTCGAGCAGAGCATCACCGAGAACATCACCCTCCCCAACCTCGACAAGGTGAAGGACGGCGGCGGCTGGGTCTCCCCGAAGCGGATGCTCGCCATGGCGAGCGCCATCTCGCAGAAGATGGGAGTGAAGGGCCAGCTCGGCCAGGCCGCGTCGTCGATGTCCGGCGGCAACCAGCAGAAGGTCGTCATCGGCAAGTGGCTGGAGCGCAGCCCCAAGGTCGTGATCCTCGACGAGCCGACCCGCGGCATCGACGTCGGCGCGCGGGCCTCGATCTACGAGATCATCCGCGACCTCGCCGAGGGCGGCACGGCCGTCATCGTCGTCAGCTCCGACCTCGACGAGGTCCTCGGCCTCGCCCACCGCGTCATGGTCCTCGCCCGGGGCC
- a CDS encoding substrate-binding domain-containing protein, producing MFRKITAGAVTLVAAAALLTGCASTAGGGEDGEKTVGLAVANLQADFFNQIRQSVEAEAEAQGVKVIVSDAKGDSDTQVSQIQDFITQGVSAIIYIPAGATAATVPVRAANSAGIPIVTVDRNPEGSPGDTFIATDSVAAAEALGDWVVEQTGGEANIGVIQGQVGTTPELARDEGFTTAIEKAPGMKEVARQASLQWAQDEGYDIATDMLQSNPDITVFFGRADALALGASAAARAAGRDDILVVGFDGDKAGLEAVKDGTLGATITQPTQGMGKLALESALELADGGEVPAEQLQEGVLTTKDNVEPFITTHP from the coding sequence ATGTTCCGCAAGATCACCGCGGGCGCCGTGACGCTCGTCGCCGCAGCCGCCCTGCTCACCGGCTGCGCCTCGACCGCAGGCGGCGGCGAGGACGGCGAGAAGACCGTCGGCCTGGCCGTCGCGAACCTCCAGGCCGACTTCTTCAACCAGATCCGCCAGTCGGTCGAGGCCGAGGCCGAGGCGCAGGGCGTCAAGGTCATCGTCTCGGACGCCAAGGGCGACTCCGACACCCAGGTCAGCCAGATCCAGGACTTCATCACCCAGGGCGTCAGCGCGATCATCTACATCCCGGCCGGAGCGACCGCCGCGACCGTCCCCGTCCGCGCGGCGAACTCGGCCGGCATCCCGATCGTCACCGTCGACCGCAACCCGGAGGGGTCGCCCGGCGACACCTTCATCGCGACCGACAGCGTCGCCGCGGCCGAGGCGCTCGGCGACTGGGTCGTCGAGCAGACCGGCGGAGAGGCCAACATCGGCGTCATCCAGGGCCAGGTCGGCACGACTCCCGAGCTCGCGCGCGACGAGGGCTTCACCACGGCCATCGAGAAGGCGCCCGGGATGAAGGAGGTCGCCCGCCAGGCGTCGCTCCAGTGGGCGCAGGACGAGGGCTACGACATCGCCACCGACATGCTGCAGTCGAACCCCGACATCACGGTCTTCTTCGGCCGGGCCGACGCGCTCGCGCTCGGCGCCTCCGCCGCCGCCCGTGCCGCGGGACGCGACGACATCCTCGTCGTCGGCTTCGACGGTGACAAGGCGGGCCTGGAGGCCGTGAAGGACGGCACCCTCGGCGCCACCATCACCCAGCCCACCCAGGGCATGGGCAAGCTCGCCCTCGAGTCGGCTCTCGAGCTGGCCGACGGCGGAGAGGTGCCCGCCGAGCAGCTGCAGGAGGGCGTCCTGACCACGAAGGACAACGTCGAGCCCTTCATCACCACCCACCCGTAA
- a CDS encoding ABC transporter permease has product MSIQTPLLKDPVITPTGRRPVSSYFGGSAGSFIGLIALFIVLSIVAPNFFTARNLVNVVDQVTVLGILAIGATLVIITGGIDLSVGAILGLSTMVLGWLSHDGGWPLPLAMLAAIAVGGLAGALNGLGITIAKLPPFIATLAMMSIARGLANMITDGQQIVGYPEWFFNLSANRFLGFFSVTIMVVIALYIAAWAYLKYRVGGRSVFAIGGGPEVSRLAGIPVKRVTTWVYVAAGALAGVGGIVLATRLDSSQPTAGTGYELDVIAAVVIGGASLTGGVGRITGTVIGVLIIGFLRNGLNLIGVSPFLQQIVIGLVIAIAVMADVLRRKRA; this is encoded by the coding sequence ATGTCAATCCAGACCCCACTGCTGAAGGACCCGGTGATCACCCCGACAGGGCGACGGCCGGTCTCCTCCTACTTCGGCGGGAGCGCCGGGAGCTTCATCGGCCTCATCGCCCTGTTCATCGTCCTGTCGATCGTGGCGCCCAACTTCTTCACCGCCCGCAATCTCGTCAACGTGGTCGACCAGGTCACGGTGCTGGGCATCCTCGCCATCGGCGCGACGCTCGTCATCATCACCGGAGGCATCGACCTCTCGGTCGGCGCGATCCTGGGCCTGTCGACGATGGTGCTCGGCTGGCTCTCGCACGACGGCGGCTGGCCGCTGCCGCTGGCGATGCTCGCCGCGATCGCCGTGGGCGGCCTCGCCGGAGCGCTGAACGGCCTCGGGATCACGATCGCCAAGCTCCCGCCGTTCATCGCCACGCTCGCGATGATGTCGATCGCGCGGGGCCTGGCGAACATGATCACCGACGGCCAGCAGATCGTCGGCTACCCGGAGTGGTTCTTCAACCTCTCGGCGAACCGCTTCCTGGGCTTCTTCTCGGTCACGATCATGGTCGTCATCGCGCTGTACATCGCGGCGTGGGCCTACCTGAAGTACCGCGTCGGCGGCCGGTCGGTGTTCGCGATCGGAGGCGGCCCCGAGGTCTCGCGCCTCGCCGGCATCCCCGTGAAGCGGGTCACGACCTGGGTGTACGTCGCGGCGGGCGCGCTCGCCGGAGTCGGCGGCATCGTCCTCGCGACGCGCCTCGACTCCTCCCAGCCCACCGCGGGCACCGGCTACGAGCTCGACGTCATCGCGGCGGTCGTCATCGGCGGCGCGAGCCTCACCGGCGGCGTCGGCCGGATCACCGGCACCGTGATCGGCGTCCTGATCATCGGATTCCTCCGCAACGGCCTGAACCTCATCGGCGTCTCGCCGTTCCTCCAGCAGATCGTCATCGGCCTCGTGATCGCGATCGCGGTCATGGCCGACGTCCTGCGCCGCAAGCGCGCCTAG
- a CDS encoding SDR family NAD(P)-dependent oxidoreductase has protein sequence MTDTVASPIYLDHFTGRVAAVTGSGRGIGLALARAFAESGASVLLIDRDAVVEQAAQELREAGYDAHGVVADVTDEEAVRAVFADAAERWGRLDVLVNNAGIITISDLDDLSLADFQRVLTVNTTAMFLCCREAAPLLRKSEHAVILNAASGQARQGFIFTPHYAASKFGVIGLTQSLAKELAKDGVRVNAYCPGIVKTDMWDYNDREWGRRLGDYAPGELIQEWIDDIPLKRPAEAADVANLLLFLASDAASYITGQTVNIDGGMFMN, from the coding sequence ATGACCGACACGGTCGCCTCACCGATCTACCTCGACCACTTCACCGGTCGGGTCGCCGCCGTCACGGGTTCCGGACGCGGCATCGGCCTCGCCCTCGCCCGCGCCTTCGCCGAGTCCGGCGCCTCCGTTCTGCTGATCGACCGCGACGCGGTCGTCGAGCAGGCCGCGCAGGAGCTGCGCGAGGCCGGGTACGACGCGCACGGAGTCGTCGCCGACGTCACCGACGAGGAGGCGGTGCGCGCGGTGTTCGCCGACGCCGCCGAGCGCTGGGGCCGCCTCGACGTCCTCGTCAACAACGCCGGCATCATCACCATCTCGGACCTCGACGACCTGAGCCTGGCCGACTTCCAGCGGGTGCTGACCGTCAACACGACGGCGATGTTCCTCTGCTGCCGCGAGGCCGCTCCGCTGCTGCGCAAGAGCGAGCACGCGGTGATCCTCAACGCCGCGTCGGGCCAGGCGCGGCAGGGCTTCATCTTCACTCCGCACTACGCGGCCAGCAAGTTCGGAGTGATCGGGCTCACCCAGTCGCTCGCGAAGGAGCTCGCCAAGGACGGGGTCCGGGTCAACGCCTACTGCCCCGGCATCGTCAAGACCGACATGTGGGACTACAACGACCGCGAGTGGGGCCGCCGGCTGGGCGACTACGCGCCGGGCGAGCTGATCCAGGAGTGGATCGACGACATCCCGCTCAAGCGCCCCGCCGAGGCCGCCGACGTCGCGAACCTGCTGCTCTTCCTCGCCTCCGACGCCGCCTCGTACATCACCGGCCAGACCGTCAACATCGACGGCGGCATGTTCATGAACTGA
- a CDS encoding FGGY-family carbohydrate kinase, protein MADSLRDDAVVVAVDQGTSSTKSVAVDAAGAIIASAAVELRQLHPAAGWVEQDAEEILRSVTSTLETLAGTLGDRIVSVGLANQRESAVVWDRVTGEALGPVLGWQDRRTLARAEELLAAGNGPWVRRVSGLPLDPMFSALKFEWLLDAVDPDRSLSTAGRLALGTVDSWLIARLTGEHRIEAGNASRTQLLDVRTVDWDDDLLALFRIPRAALPRLAASDEPTAPMVGVAGLAPGVRIDAVLGDSHAALFAHGVREPGSVKATYGTGSSIMGISADGDLGDSDTLARTIAWAVGDPATGAVRAFEGNVLSTGATVLWLSRLLGRSADELDQLARTVDDAHGVALVPAFAGLGAPWWDAAATAVLTGFDLGTTPAHLARAAFESIVLQIDDVLRAAEALTGRPIDTILADGGPSRNDWLMQQQADLGGRTVARSTVAELSALGVAHLAGLSIGLWTPARLESVRPARFSFTGSADPLPAERRRARWLEAVARARHQPTVSAEHREHSLL, encoded by the coding sequence ATGGCTGACTCCCTTCGCGACGACGCCGTCGTCGTCGCGGTCGATCAGGGCACGAGCTCGACGAAGTCCGTCGCCGTCGACGCTGCCGGCGCGATCATCGCGTCGGCCGCCGTCGAGCTCCGCCAGCTCCACCCCGCCGCAGGCTGGGTGGAGCAGGACGCCGAGGAGATCCTCCGCAGCGTCACGAGCACCCTCGAGACGCTCGCGGGCACGCTCGGCGACCGGATCGTGTCGGTCGGGCTCGCGAACCAGCGCGAGTCCGCGGTCGTCTGGGACCGCGTCACGGGCGAGGCCCTCGGCCCCGTCCTGGGCTGGCAGGACCGGCGCACGCTCGCCCGGGCGGAGGAGCTGCTCGCGGCCGGGAACGGCCCGTGGGTGCGCCGCGTCTCGGGCCTCCCGCTGGATCCCATGTTCTCGGCACTCAAGTTCGAGTGGCTGCTCGACGCGGTCGACCCCGACCGCAGCCTCAGCACCGCCGGCCGCCTCGCGCTGGGCACGGTCGACTCCTGGCTGATCGCCCGGCTCACGGGCGAGCACCGGATCGAGGCGGGCAACGCGAGCCGCACCCAGCTGCTCGACGTCCGCACGGTCGACTGGGACGACGACCTGCTCGCCCTGTTCCGGATCCCGCGGGCCGCGCTGCCGCGCCTCGCCGCGTCGGACGAGCCGACCGCTCCGATGGTCGGCGTGGCGGGCCTCGCCCCGGGCGTGCGCATCGACGCCGTGCTCGGAGACTCGCACGCGGCGCTCTTCGCCCACGGCGTCCGCGAGCCCGGCTCGGTGAAGGCGACCTACGGCACCGGCTCCTCGATCATGGGGATCTCGGCCGACGGCGACCTCGGCGACTCCGACACCCTCGCCCGCACCATCGCGTGGGCGGTCGGCGACCCCGCGACCGGGGCCGTGCGGGCGTTCGAGGGCAACGTGCTCTCGACCGGAGCGACCGTGCTGTGGCTCTCGCGCCTGCTCGGCCGCAGCGCCGACGAGCTCGACCAGCTGGCCAGGACGGTCGACGACGCGCACGGCGTCGCCCTCGTCCCGGCCTTCGCGGGCCTCGGCGCGCCCTGGTGGGACGCGGCGGCCACCGCGGTCCTCACCGGATTCGACCTCGGCACCACTCCGGCGCACCTCGCCCGGGCGGCCTTCGAGTCGATCGTCCTGCAGATCGACGACGTGCTGCGCGCCGCCGAGGCGCTCACCGGACGGCCGATCGACACGATCCTCGCCGACGGCGGCCCCTCGCGGAACGACTGGCTCATGCAGCAGCAGGCCGACCTCGGCGGGCGCACCGTCGCCCGGTCCACCGTCGCCGAGCTGTCGGCACTCGGAGTCGCGCACCTCGCCGGCCTCTCGATCGGACTCTGGACCCCCGCCCGGCTCGAGAGCGTGCGCCCGGCGCGGTTCTCGTTCACCGGCTCCGCGGATCCGCTGCCCGCCGAGCGCCGCCGGGCCCGCTGGCTCGAGGCGGTCGCCCGGGCCCGCCACCAGCCGACCGTGTCCGCCGAGCACCGCGAGCACTCGCTGCTCTAG
- a CDS encoding transketolase family protein, which produces MSRETTTVSTVAAYDNRVAFAEELIELARTDERIVAVCNDSVGSSNLGAFKTEFPDRLINVGIAEQALVGVGAGLASAGYIPFVCAASPFLTGRSLEQVKADVAYSQHKVILCGMSPGMAYGELGPTHHSVEDLSWLRALPGLDIIVPADRHQTRLAVRQAVADPRPTFLRIGRHKVPDVSTPESTLERGRFQTVREGTDVTIIATGTLVSRAVQAAELLDGQGFSTRVLNASYIAPFDVEAVTAAANETRAIVTAEEANIAGGLGAGVASIVSQLGGGARVPLRILGLTEFAPTGDTEFLLEHFGLSVEGIARAAREAVSNG; this is translated from the coding sequence ATGAGCAGGGAGACGACCACCGTGTCGACCGTCGCCGCCTACGACAACAGGGTCGCGTTCGCGGAGGAGCTCATCGAGCTCGCCCGCACCGACGAGCGCATCGTCGCCGTCTGCAACGACTCCGTCGGCTCCTCGAACCTCGGGGCGTTCAAGACCGAGTTCCCCGACCGGCTGATCAACGTCGGCATCGCCGAGCAGGCCCTCGTCGGCGTCGGCGCCGGTCTCGCGAGCGCGGGCTACATCCCCTTCGTCTGCGCGGCCAGCCCGTTCCTCACCGGCCGCTCGCTCGAGCAGGTCAAGGCCGACGTCGCCTACAGCCAGCACAAGGTGATCCTCTGCGGCATGTCGCCGGGCATGGCCTACGGCGAGCTCGGCCCGACCCACCACTCGGTCGAGGACCTCAGCTGGCTCCGCGCGCTGCCGGGACTGGACATCATCGTCCCGGCCGACCGCCACCAGACCCGTCTCGCCGTGCGCCAGGCCGTCGCCGACCCGCGCCCCACCTTCCTCCGCATCGGCCGGCACAAGGTGCCCGACGTGTCCACTCCGGAGTCGACGCTCGAGCGCGGCCGCTTCCAGACGGTCCGCGAGGGCACGGACGTCACGATCATCGCGACCGGCACGCTCGTGTCGCGGGCGGTCCAGGCGGCCGAGCTGCTCGACGGCCAGGGGTTCTCGACCCGCGTGCTGAACGCCTCCTACATCGCGCCCTTCGACGTCGAGGCCGTCACGGCCGCGGCGAACGAGACCCGCGCGATCGTCACGGCGGAGGAGGCGAACATCGCCGGCGGCCTCGGTGCCGGAGTCGCGTCGATCGTGTCGCAGCTCGGCGGCGGTGCCCGCGTCCCGCTCCGGATCCTCGGACTCACCGAGTTCGCGCCCACGGGCGACACCGAGTTCCTGCTCGAGCACTTCGGGCTGAGCGTCGAGGGCATCGCGCGCGCCGCGCGGGAAGCCGTGAGCAATGGCTGA
- a CDS encoding transketolase produces MLEADTGQLARWRELTSELAQAPADVRDRLLDERARHTRRDIVRMIDTAGLGHIGGDFSVTDILTTLFNSTLRIDPSDPAKPGRDRFILSKGHCAAALYATLASCGYFSPSELTTFMAPLSALNGHPNRNKVPGVETNTGPLGHGLPVAVGQALAAKLSEDGSRVFAVMGDGEMQEGSNWEALMTAAHYGLDNLTAIVDRNRLQQGARTEDTSSLDPLDEKLLAFGFELRIIDGHDWGQLLEAFGPSTTGKPVAVIANTIKGKGVSFIEDRVEWHHKVPSAEQVVLALEELA; encoded by the coding sequence ATGCTCGAAGCCGACACCGGTCAGCTCGCTCGATGGCGAGAGCTGACCTCCGAACTGGCACAGGCGCCGGCCGACGTCCGCGACCGCCTCCTCGACGAGCGCGCGCGGCACACCCGCCGCGACATCGTCCGCATGATCGACACCGCCGGCCTCGGCCACATCGGCGGCGACTTCTCGGTCACCGACATCCTCACGACGCTGTTCAACTCGACGCTCCGCATCGACCCGTCCGACCCCGCGAAGCCCGGTCGCGACCGCTTCATCCTCAGCAAGGGCCACTGCGCCGCGGCGCTCTACGCGACTCTCGCGAGCTGCGGCTACTTCTCCCCGAGCGAGCTCACGACGTTCATGGCCCCGCTCTCGGCCCTCAACGGCCACCCCAACCGCAACAAGGTCCCCGGAGTCGAGACCAACACGGGTCCGCTCGGTCACGGTCTGCCCGTCGCCGTCGGCCAGGCCCTCGCGGCCAAGCTCAGTGAGGACGGCTCCCGCGTCTTCGCCGTCATGGGCGACGGCGAGATGCAGGAGGGCAGCAACTGGGAGGCCCTCATGACGGCCGCCCACTACGGCCTCGACAACCTCACCGCGATCGTCGACCGCAACCGCCTCCAGCAGGGCGCCCGCACCGAGGACACCTCCTCGCTCGACCCGCTGGACGAGAAGCTCCTCGCCTTCGGCTTCGAGCTGCGCATCATCGACGGCCACGACTGGGGCCAGCTCCTCGAGGCCTTCGGGCCCTCGACCACCGGCAAGCCGGTCGCGGTCATCGCGAACACCATCAAGGGCAAGGGCGTCTCCTTCATCGAGGACCGCGTCGAATGGCATCACAAAGTCCCGTCGGCCGAGCAGGTCGTCCTGGCACTGGAGGAACTCGCATGA
- a CDS encoding L-rhamnose mutarotase → MPSDVPLTRVCFQLQVKPDRLEEYKERHAAVWPDMLRALKATGWNNYSLFVREDGLLIGYVETPSIVDAQAAMARTEVNARWQAEMGEFFVDLDGAPDEGFLPLTEVFHLEDQLAALDAAPTPLAEGHAS, encoded by the coding sequence ATGCCGAGTGACGTCCCCCTCACCCGGGTCTGCTTCCAGCTCCAGGTGAAGCCCGACCGCCTCGAGGAGTACAAGGAGCGCCACGCGGCCGTGTGGCCCGACATGCTGAGGGCCCTGAAGGCCACCGGCTGGAACAACTACTCGCTCTTCGTCCGCGAGGACGGGCTGCTCATCGGCTACGTCGAGACGCCCTCGATCGTCGACGCGCAGGCCGCCATGGCCCGCACCGAGGTCAACGCCCGCTGGCAGGCCGAGATGGGCGAGTTCTTCGTCGACCTCGACGGCGCGCCGGACGAGGGCTTCCTCCCCCTGACCGAGGTCTTCCACCTGGAGGACCAGCTCGCGGCGCTCGACGCCGCTCCCACCCCTCTCGCAGAAGGACACGCCTCGTGA